The genomic stretch ACGATGGATGGAAGAAAGAATGGATAGTCCAATAGCTGCTTCAGCAGCCGCAAGGGCTATAACAAAAATTGCGAAAATGTCTCCTTTTAATTGGCGACTATCAAATAGATCAGAAAATGTTACGAGATTTAGATTAATTGAATTCAGTATAAGTTCAA from Sorghum bicolor chloroplast, complete genome encodes the following:
- the ndhE gene encoding NADH dehydrogenase subunit 4L — encoded protein: MMFEHVLFLSVYLFSIGIYGLITSRNMVRALICLELILNSINLNLVTFSDLFDSRQLKGDIFAIFVIALAAAEAAIGLSILSSIHRNRKSTRINQSNFLNN